Proteins from a single region of Abyssalbus ytuae:
- a CDS encoding RagB/SusD family nutrient uptake outer membrane protein — protein sequence MKKYIKNNLLKFTSMVTGILMFVSCSEDFLEPDALSFFEPETTFTTESGLQATLAIADRSLRGFWIHYNGAYNSVPIGTEYVFSDMAKYGKTDASNTVADYANTIIPTGTFSVGINDGIYLGYYWEEGYNGIKYANTILTYIDNVEGLDEEIKNQYKGQAFFHRAYRYLNLVYQFGDIPLITKILEVPKQNYYSTKKEEIIKMITADMEKAVEWVPEQAALSYSGLVNKAACRHLLIKCYLASGRFAEAEEQANILIEGSGYSLMQSPFGTFDEGGNPDTWEITRNVIWDLHRPENKINSESIMILPNGGAQSFLYFMSMRIFGPFWNSGNIITPTDGKRGANRYGLNHADYDPNYDYTRALGRGIATISASYYSQEPMWIVNGVEDNQDLRHNSEVGNWVNMEDFKYSDPTSVDYDTNFRMFDDGGTLIAKDTIRDWFDFPLYKIYLHDVENENNPSSSDFRGATTGSTAHWYLYRLAETYLLRAEARFYQGNVAGATSDVNTIRQRAQASQMYSTVTIGDICAERGRELYLEEWRNVELTRISHCLAMSGMPDEWGNTYDINTWDKQSGTDEAGGSYWYQRIAHYTLYNKNPGGIVIPNGTKYYTMDKRNVYWPVPNSAITANSEGQLSQNFGYDGYDPSIKVWDNWVDAVADEDNIE from the coding sequence ATGAAAAAGTATATAAAAAATAATCTTTTGAAATTTACATCAATGGTGACAGGCATTTTGATGTTTGTTTCTTGTTCTGAAGACTTTCTTGAACCAGATGCACTATCTTTTTTCGAACCGGAAACTACGTTTACTACGGAATCAGGTTTGCAGGCAACCCTTGCAATCGCTGATAGATCATTGCGGGGTTTCTGGATTCATTATAATGGGGCATACAATAGTGTTCCTATTGGAACTGAATATGTTTTTTCTGATATGGCAAAATATGGAAAAACTGATGCTAGCAATACTGTGGCCGATTATGCAAACACGATTATTCCTACCGGAACTTTTTCAGTAGGAATAAATGATGGTATTTACCTTGGTTATTATTGGGAAGAAGGGTATAATGGTATTAAATATGCCAATACCATATTAACTTATATTGATAATGTTGAAGGATTAGATGAAGAGATTAAGAATCAATATAAAGGTCAGGCCTTTTTTCACAGAGCTTATAGATATCTTAACTTGGTATATCAATTTGGAGATATCCCGTTGATAACCAAGATTTTAGAAGTACCCAAACAAAATTATTATTCTACCAAAAAAGAGGAAATTATAAAAATGATTACGGCTGATATGGAAAAAGCAGTAGAATGGGTGCCAGAACAAGCAGCTTTAAGTTATTCGGGTTTAGTTAATAAAGCGGCATGTCGTCATTTATTGATAAAATGTTATTTGGCTTCCGGCCGATTTGCAGAAGCTGAGGAACAGGCAAATATTTTGATTGAAGGATCTGGTTATTCTTTAATGCAAAGCCCGTTTGGTACTTTTGATGAGGGAGGAAATCCTGATACATGGGAAATCACAAGGAATGTTATTTGGGATTTACATAGACCTGAAAATAAGATAAATTCTGAATCTATAATGATTTTACCTAATGGGGGAGCACAGTCTTTTTTATATTTTATGTCTATGCGTATTTTTGGCCCTTTCTGGAATTCAGGTAATATTATAACCCCCACTGATGGAAAAAGGGGAGCAAACCGTTATGGTTTAAATCACGCAGACTACGACCCTAATTATGATTATACACGGGCATTAGGCCGAGGTATTGCTACAATCAGTGCCTCATACTATTCCCAGGAACCTATGTGGATAGTGAATGGAGTAGAAGATAATCAAGATCTTAGACACAACAGTGAGGTTGGTAACTGGGTAAATATGGAAGATTTTAAATATAGTGACCCAACTTCTGTAGATTATGATACGAACTTTAGAATGTTTGATGATGGTGGAACACTTATAGCAAAGGATACAATCCGAGATTGGTTTGATTTTCCGCTCTATAAAATTTACCTGCATGATGTAGAAAATGAAAACAATCCAAGTTCTAGCGATTTTAGGGGGGCAACTACCGGAAGTACTGCACATTGGTATCTTTATCGTTTAGCTGAAACTTATTTATTACGTGCAGAAGCTCGTTTTTATCAAGGAAATGTTGCTGGTGCTACTTCCGATGTTAATACGATTAGGCAGAGAGCACAAGCTTCTCAAATGTATAGTACGGTTACAATTGGTGATATATGTGCAGAAAGAGGAAGAGAACTTTACCTTGAAGAATGGAGAAATGTAGAACTAACCCGAATTTCTCATTGTTTGGCAATGAGTGGAATGCCAGATGAATGGGGGAATACATATGACATCAATACATGGGACAAACAATCCGGAACTGATGAAGCCGGAGGTAGCTATTGGTATCAACGTATTGCGCATTATACTCTTTATAATAAAAACCCCGGAGGAATTGTAATTCCTAACGGTACCAAATACTATACAATGGATAAGCGTAACGTATACTGGCCTGTGCCCAATAGTGCTATTACAGCTAATAGTGAAGGGCAGTTAAGTCAAAATTTCGGTTATGATGGTTATGATCCAAGTATTAAAGTATGGGACAATTGGGTAGATGCTGTAGCAGATGAAGATAATATAGAATAA
- a CDS encoding glycoside hydrolase family 16 protein, with amino-acid sequence MLLKSILLIVCGLLLQSCGSYHYQSGIPKKVKGYQLVWNDEFNIDGKPDPENWTYESGFVRNNELQWYQTDNAVCKDGHLVISANKVHRANPNYIEGSDSWKTNRAFVEYTSSCIITRGLQEWENEGYYEIKAKVDTSSGSWPAIWLLGTYGGWPDNGEIDIMEFYRIDEKPHILANAAWGTDKKWVAAWDSAKIPLAHFTQKDPKWTEKFHIWAMEWNSTEIKIYLDDELLNEIDLTETVNTDGRNPFVNKQKFYLLLNLAIGALGGEPDVDSFPLKYEVDYVRVYK; translated from the coding sequence ATGTTGCTTAAAAGTATCTTATTAATTGTTTGTGGCTTACTACTACAGTCTTGTGGAAGTTACCATTACCAATCCGGTATCCCGAAAAAAGTTAAGGGCTATCAACTTGTTTGGAATGATGAATTTAATATTGACGGAAAGCCTGATCCAGAAAATTGGACATATGAATCAGGTTTTGTAAGAAACAATGAATTGCAATGGTACCAAACAGATAATGCGGTCTGTAAAGATGGGCATTTGGTTATTTCAGCCAATAAAGTACACCGAGCTAACCCAAATTATATAGAAGGAAGTGATTCTTGGAAAACTAATAGGGCTTTTGTAGAGTACACTTCTTCCTGCATTATTACCAGAGGATTACAGGAGTGGGAAAATGAAGGATATTATGAAATTAAGGCCAAGGTAGATACCAGTAGTGGTTCGTGGCCAGCTATTTGGTTATTGGGCACTTATGGAGGATGGCCAGATAACGGGGAAATTGATATTATGGAGTTTTACAGAATTGATGAAAAACCACATATTTTGGCAAATGCTGCATGGGGAACTGATAAAAAATGGGTGGCAGCTTGGGACAGTGCTAAAATTCCCTTAGCACATTTTACACAAAAAGACCCGAAATGGACTGAAAAGTTCCATATATGGGCAATGGAATGGAATTCTACAGAAATCAAAATTTACCTCGACGATGAGTTGTTAAACGAAATTGATTTAACCGAAACAGTAAATACTGACGGTAGAAATCCATTTGTCAATAAACAAAAGTTTTACCTGCTTCTTAATTTGGCAATAGGAGCCCTGGGAGGAGAACCTGATGTTGACAGTTTTCCATTAAAATATGAGGTTGATTACGTAAGGGTTTATAAATAG
- a CDS encoding YcxB family protein, whose translation MTFTYRLTYNDYLQHQLYQISTSSDYKRKRNKGFIFLVITFIVFGIILYLTGNTFITTFYAISAVVVLPFFPLMFKKRNKKNVREFIIKNYTDRFDKEATLVFNEDHLKTIDATGESQFTYNALESITETTAHYFLKIATRGTLIIPKRVEEKNTLENKLKILSERYNFPYVKRLEWKW comes from the coding sequence ATGACATTTACTTATAGACTCACATACAACGACTATTTACAACATCAACTGTACCAAATTTCAACCTCTTCAGATTACAAACGCAAACGAAATAAGGGCTTTATTTTCTTAGTGATTACGTTTATCGTATTTGGCATCATACTGTATCTCACAGGCAATACCTTTATTACTACTTTTTATGCAATATCAGCTGTTGTCGTACTACCTTTTTTCCCGTTGATGTTTAAAAAGCGTAACAAGAAAAATGTGAGAGAATTCATCATTAAAAATTACACTGACCGCTTTGATAAAGAAGCTACACTTGTATTTAATGAGGACCATTTAAAAACCATAGATGCAACGGGTGAATCTCAATTCACTTATAATGCCCTGGAAAGCATTACTGAAACAACAGCCCATTATTTTTTAAAAATAGCTACCAGAGGAACGCTTATTATACCCAAGCGTGTGGAAGAAAAAAACACATTAGAAAACAAGCTAAAAATCTTATCGGAACGTTACAATTTTCCATATGTAAAAAGGCTAGAATGGAAATGGTGA
- a CDS encoding DUF2264 domain-containing protein: MKNLKNILFLTVLYSVSLFSQPAETNNKVFKIETPNYELSPYTGMTKQHWKDAAMYLLEGAFSYIHTLDDPMKFPKQPGKSYPHDERRVPTEKLEGLCRTLFVAAPLLKENPGLIINNIEVADYYRYQMGKLVDSKSKAFIIPRSENGGPSQNLVEFGALAVSMLIAPEVLWEPLPQNQKDALARTMLSYGDGPTVDSNWKFFNIFILSFFKEHGYKVNEKLLVEYLERSLTHYRGQGWYNDSPAYDYYSMWAFQMYGMVWSEYFGKKHYPGIAAKFITNFKDLKDNYPYLFSKDGKMIMYGRSISYRIGSIIPFPLMGFENSTSTINYGWMRRISSGVIKQFFTHPDFIRDNVPTLGFYGAFEPAVQVYSCRGSVYWMGKAFLGLLVPDDNPFWTATENNGAWENEFKPDEVYNKYQEASEILITDYPNIGASEIRAWCHERVKDDWQKFRSTENYNRLAYNSEFPWQADGIHGEVAMNYVIKNKNNQWEAFRLYDFKAFEDGIYYRDVILETDETIRFSLADIPLANGILRVDKNRSEKNVTMRLGHYALPELKEGIITKKKKIKGYEATIIDNGRHQLAMIPLMGWDTTEVVSTQNLHPESVNSKVINTVKNEDLNGGKTKIYATLMLWKPSGEKWSKAELLPVKDIQYSNTDDTVHIQFGKGTEKQVRFNR, translated from the coding sequence ATGAAAAACTTAAAAAACATATTATTTCTAACGGTTTTATATTCTGTGTCACTATTTTCCCAACCAGCGGAAACAAATAATAAGGTATTTAAAATTGAAACCCCAAATTATGAATTAAGCCCGTATACAGGCATGACCAAGCAGCACTGGAAAGATGCGGCCATGTATTTACTTGAAGGAGCGTTTAGTTATATTCATACCCTGGACGACCCGATGAAGTTCCCGAAGCAACCAGGTAAAAGTTATCCGCACGACGAACGTCGTGTACCTACCGAAAAACTTGAAGGTCTGTGTCGTACCTTGTTTGTGGCAGCGCCTTTGCTGAAAGAAAACCCCGGTTTGATTATTAACAACATTGAAGTAGCTGATTATTACCGTTACCAAATGGGGAAACTGGTGGATTCCAAAAGTAAGGCCTTTATTATTCCCCGATCTGAAAATGGGGGTCCAAGCCAAAATTTAGTAGAATTCGGCGCTTTGGCGGTATCCATGCTTATAGCTCCGGAAGTATTGTGGGAACCTTTACCGCAAAACCAAAAAGATGCTTTGGCACGTACCATGTTGAGTTACGGCGATGGCCCTACAGTAGATTCTAATTGGAAATTCTTCAACATATTTATATTGAGTTTCTTTAAGGAACATGGGTATAAAGTAAATGAAAAGTTGTTAGTGGAATATCTCGAAAGATCATTAACCCATTACCGGGGACAAGGGTGGTATAATGATAGTCCGGCTTATGATTATTACAGCATGTGGGCATTTCAAATGTATGGGATGGTATGGTCTGAATATTTTGGCAAGAAACACTATCCTGGCATTGCAGCCAAATTCATTACCAATTTTAAAGATTTAAAAGATAACTATCCTTATCTGTTTAGTAAAGATGGAAAAATGATTATGTACGGTCGAAGTATTAGTTACCGTATTGGATCTATTATTCCATTTCCATTAATGGGTTTTGAAAACAGTACAAGCACTATTAATTATGGTTGGATGCGTCGTATTTCTTCAGGGGTAATCAAGCAATTTTTTACACACCCGGATTTCATCAGGGATAATGTTCCAACGTTAGGTTTTTACGGAGCGTTTGAGCCCGCGGTACAAGTGTATAGTTGTCGTGGGAGTGTGTATTGGATGGGTAAGGCCTTTTTAGGATTGTTAGTACCCGATGACAACCCTTTTTGGACGGCTACTGAAAATAATGGTGCCTGGGAGAACGAATTTAAACCCGATGAGGTTTACAACAAATATCAGGAAGCTTCAGAAATATTGATAACAGATTATCCTAATATCGGAGCGTCGGAAATACGTGCCTGGTGTCATGAAAGGGTGAAGGATGACTGGCAAAAATTCCGTTCTACAGAAAATTATAACCGATTGGCTTATAACAGTGAATTTCCCTGGCAGGCAGATGGAATACATGGTGAAGTAGCCATGAATTATGTAATAAAAAACAAAAATAATCAATGGGAGGCATTTAGATTATATGATTTTAAGGCATTTGAGGACGGAATCTATTATCGGGATGTGATTTTGGAAACAGATGAAACCATCCGGTTCAGTTTAGCTGATATTCCATTAGCCAACGGAATTTTGCGGGTAGATAAAAACAGAAGTGAAAAAAATGTCACTATGCGGTTAGGACATTATGCATTGCCTGAATTGAAAGAAGGAATAATTACTAAAAAGAAAAAGATTAAAGGTTATGAGGCAACCATAATTGATAACGGGAGGCACCAACTGGCAATGATTCCGCTAATGGGGTGGGATACTACTGAAGTTGTCTCTACCCAAAATTTACATCCGGAAAGTGTCAATAGTAAAGTAATTAACACAGTAAAAAATGAAGATTTGAATGGCGGCAAAACTAAAATATATGCCACTTTGATGCTATGGAAACCATCGGGAGAAAAGTGGTCGAAAGCAGAGCTGTTGCCTGTTAAGGATATTCAATATTCAAATACTGATGATACCGTGCATATTCAATTTGGAAAGGGTACAGAAAAGCAGGTTCGATTTAACAGGTAA
- a CDS encoding helix-turn-helix domain-containing protein, with amino-acid sequence MSKLATSLYLIFFLFTSVFSQKRENNVPLKENIERLTKLQSTSYDLGDYKNFKLYTDSILTIAKANQLKEYEIDAIIRLGVYYKKIDAYDQAMTYYSEALEISRDIPNSYKKQTVILINLGNVYNQIGYHDKAKKSFEEAFNYIEDFGGPDVYRMAVYTGLSDAASGNKNFTVSLEYLEKAKGIGEKLKRDDIIINALNGMAENYLQLQQYEQALTHSKKAEALYTNGQSIERRALSHYLIGASLVELKRYNEAVLPLQKAQGTAISNQFLKIQMDTHKQLAQVFEKLENLEKANAEQKGYINAKEKYLQTLSKAKRLEVEQELAKTEKILERQYTFKWSSILIGIAITFTLLGILFVYRKKKKQAEFEAHQLKEDRVLLQDENDVLKAKILKLVHEKSTNSLTERNGNRPKKSSLSKEEQEKYVRQIVDYMEKEQPYLDHEMKQSALAESLDMSVHLFSEVLNVCFEKNFNNFMNLYRVDKAKQLIKDPAYSNHKILAIGYEAGFPSKTSFNRVFKQLVGQTPSEYRQQQLIKGNA; translated from the coding sequence ATGTCAAAATTAGCCACCAGTCTATATCTTATCTTTTTTCTTTTCACCTCAGTATTTTCTCAAAAAAGAGAAAATAATGTTCCTCTCAAAGAAAATATTGAGCGTTTAACCAAACTTCAGAGTACTTCCTACGATTTAGGAGATTATAAAAACTTCAAATTATATACCGATTCTATTTTAACCATAGCAAAAGCCAATCAACTAAAAGAATATGAAATTGATGCAATAATAAGATTAGGTGTTTATTACAAAAAAATTGATGCTTATGATCAAGCTATGACGTATTATTCAGAAGCTTTGGAAATTTCCAGGGATATTCCCAATAGTTACAAAAAACAAACCGTTATTTTAATTAATCTAGGGAATGTGTATAACCAAATCGGATATCACGATAAGGCAAAAAAATCCTTTGAAGAAGCTTTTAACTATATTGAAGATTTTGGAGGGCCAGATGTGTATAGAATGGCTGTTTATACAGGATTGTCAGACGCTGCTTCGGGAAATAAAAATTTTACTGTCTCCCTGGAGTACCTGGAAAAAGCTAAAGGGATAGGAGAAAAACTTAAGCGTGATGATATTATTATCAATGCCTTAAATGGAATGGCCGAGAACTATCTTCAATTACAACAATATGAGCAAGCGTTAACCCATAGCAAAAAAGCCGAAGCTTTATATACCAACGGGCAATCTATTGAGCGCAGGGCATTAAGCCACTATCTTATTGGGGCTTCATTGGTGGAACTTAAAAGATACAATGAGGCTGTTTTACCCCTGCAAAAGGCCCAGGGAACAGCAATTTCCAACCAGTTTTTAAAAATTCAAATGGATACGCATAAGCAACTGGCTCAAGTATTTGAAAAACTGGAAAATTTGGAAAAGGCAAACGCAGAACAGAAAGGTTATATAAATGCCAAGGAAAAGTACTTGCAAACACTTTCTAAAGCAAAACGTTTAGAGGTAGAGCAAGAGCTGGCTAAGACTGAAAAAATCCTTGAAAGACAATATACTTTCAAGTGGTCATCAATTTTAATAGGGATTGCTATAACTTTTACTTTATTGGGAATTTTATTTGTTTACAGAAAAAAGAAAAAGCAAGCAGAATTTGAAGCACATCAATTAAAAGAGGATCGGGTTTTGTTACAGGATGAAAATGATGTGCTTAAAGCAAAAATACTGAAATTGGTGCACGAAAAATCTACCAATTCACTAACTGAAAGGAATGGTAACAGACCTAAAAAGTCTTCCTTATCGAAGGAGGAACAGGAGAAGTATGTACGTCAAATAGTGGACTACATGGAAAAAGAACAACCCTATCTTGATCATGAAATGAAACAATCTGCTCTTGCAGAAAGCCTTGATATGAGTGTGCACCTTTTTTCTGAAGTGCTGAATGTTTGTTTTGAAAAAAACTTCAATAATTTTATGAATTTGTATCGGGTAGACAAAGCCAAACAACTTATTAAAGATCCGGCATATTCAAATCACAAAATATTAGCAATTGGCTACGAAGCAGGTTTTCCCAGTAAAACTTCATTTAACCGAGTGTTTAAACAATTGGTAGGGCAAACGCCTTCGGAATACCGTCAACAACAATTAATAAAAGGCAACGCATAG
- a CDS encoding glycoside hydrolase family 88/105 protein, with the protein MKKIFFKFIVLTLFACKSNFKVIPDQETLDLIKKVNNHWINSNPKHGNSFWNRAVYHTGNIEAYKVTNNPEFLEYSLTWANQNEWKGAKSINKEDWKYSYGESEDYVLFGDYQVCFQVYADLYELKPDPIKIARAIEVMEYQMSTPNNNYWWWADGLYMVMPVMTRLYKITGNDLYLNKLYEYWSYANSIMWDEDAGLYYRDGKYVYPNHTSVNGKKDFWARGDGWVFAAFSRVLQDLPKDNKYRDEYIEHYKKMAEALKNCQQEEGYWTRSMLDPEHAPGRETSGTAFFAFGYMWGINNGILSKDVYGDVVEKAWYYLANIAVQEDGSVGYVQPIGERAIPGQVVDVKSTSDFGVGAFLLAASERVRYVR; encoded by the coding sequence ATGAAAAAGATATTTTTTAAGTTTATAGTTTTAACATTATTTGCCTGCAAATCTAATTTTAAAGTAATTCCAGACCAGGAAACTTTAGATTTAATTAAAAAAGTAAATAATCATTGGATTAATTCAAATCCCAAACATGGTAACTCTTTTTGGAATCGTGCAGTATATCACACAGGTAATATAGAAGCATACAAGGTTACTAACAACCCTGAATTTTTAGAATATTCCTTAACCTGGGCTAATCAGAATGAATGGAAAGGAGCTAAATCAATCAATAAAGAAGATTGGAAATATAGCTATGGAGAATCAGAAGATTATGTACTCTTTGGAGATTATCAAGTATGCTTCCAGGTATATGCAGATTTATACGAATTAAAACCAGACCCTATAAAGATTGCCAGGGCAATCGAAGTAATGGAATACCAAATGAGTACCCCAAACAATAACTATTGGTGGTGGGCAGATGGTCTTTATATGGTTATGCCGGTAATGACACGCCTGTATAAAATTACTGGTAATGATTTATACCTTAATAAATTATACGAATATTGGTCGTATGCTAACAGTATTATGTGGGATGAAGATGCGGGGTTGTATTATCGGGATGGTAAATATGTTTACCCAAACCATACATCTGTCAATGGAAAAAAAGATTTTTGGGCACGAGGCGATGGCTGGGTGTTTGCCGCTTTTAGTCGTGTCTTACAAGATCTTCCAAAGGATAATAAGTACAGAGACGAATACATTGAGCATTATAAAAAAATGGCAGAGGCTCTAAAAAATTGCCAACAGGAAGAAGGGTACTGGACACGGAGCATGCTTGACCCGGAACATGCGCCGGGAAGAGAAACCAGTGGTACGGCTTTTTTTGCTTTTGGATATATGTGGGGTATTAATAATGGCATTTTAAGTAAAGATGTATACGGAGATGTAGTAGAAAAGGCCTGGTATTATTTAGCCAATATTGCAGTACAGGAAGATGGTAGCGTAGGTTATGTACAACCTATTGGCGAGCGTGCTATACCCGGACAAGTGGTAGATGTTAAATCTACTTCCGATTTTGGAGTAGGTGCCTTTTTGCTAGCTGCTTCAGAACGTGTAAGGTATGTACGCTAA